One region of Cydia fagiglandana chromosome 15, ilCydFagi1.1, whole genome shotgun sequence genomic DNA includes:
- the LOC134671353 gene encoding uncharacterized protein LOC134671353, with translation MMLVKQVALVCVLTLAVAAEKKIELQDIEDDNLKSEKEKDLDQKSEPRSQTVIPGTAPGLLPLEFFKNGLLRYFESPNPVPQQPRYVQQYAVTEPPEKPPTQIASPKSQYGAPSTQQAMVGYLSNVPMQIYLVPQYYNENGEQAANSQPGVQYAAPVVSRVNAYPTAPEAIQPQQNFIEVPAYVTPTGKTYIQQPYAYVSYAAPSTVAPVQATVAPVVYQVPVVQYPTAIAAPPVAPKGYYQNPQFTETNNVEEVQENEIENPKEYSSQTDQPYPKPSPEYPRYYSSHAPLREDPRHNVISELPPPNPLLLKGPPSHLSHLPKALPIFRPLSKPVYAAGGNFISSAYSPKPSESFGIPYKRRPMSLLDSYVPSGVQLEYMKRGYAKDPIAAYEALSSHRHYSHYPAPRHYERGFLPNQMYHTAAGGITFGHLKRTPKLDKSSQN, from the exons ATGATGTTAGTGAAGCAG GTTGCCCTTGTGTGCGTCCTGACCCTCGCTGTCGCAGCTGAGAAGAAAATCGAATTGCAAGACATCGAAGATGACAATTTAAAAAGTGAAAAAGAAAAGGACTTGGATCAGAAATCAGAACCTCGCTCACAGACTGTGATTCCAGGCACTGCGCCTGGATTATTACCGCTGGAATTCTTCAAAAATGGCCTTCTAAGATATTTTGAAAGTCCAAACCCGGTTCCACAGCAGCCCAGATATGTTCAGCAATATGCAGTGACTGAGCCACCAGAAAAACCTCCAACGCAAATTGCATCTCCTAAATCTCAGTACGGAGCACCTTCTACTCAGCAAGCAATGGTTGGCTATCTATCCAATGTCCCTATGCAAATATATCTAGTCCCACAGTATTACAATGAGAATGGTGAGCAGGCAGCTAATAGTCAGCCGGGAGTTCAATACGCTGCGCCAGTAGTCAGTCGAGTCAACGCCTACCCTACAGCGCCAGAAGCGATACAACCTCAACAAAATTTCATAGAGGTTCCAGCCTACGTAACCCCAACGGGAAAAACGTATATCCAGCAACCATATGCTTACGTGAGCTATGCTGCTCCATCTACGGTGGCTCCCGTGCAGGCTACCGTTGCACCAGTGGTATACCAAGTGCCGGTGGTACAGTACCCAACCGCTATAGCCGCACCTCCCGTTGCGCCTAAAGGATATTATCAGAACCCCCAATTCACCGAAACAAATAATGTTGAAGAAGTTCAAGAAAACGAAATCGAAAATCCAAAAGAATATTCAAGTCAGACAGATCAGCCTTACCCTAAGCCGAGTCCTGAATATCCACGATATTATTCCTCTCACGCCCCTCTTAGGGAAGATCCGCGGCACAATGTCATTTCTGAGCTTCCCCCACCGAACCCATTGCTCCTGAAAGGCCCACCGTCGCATTTATCCCACCTTCCTAAAGCATTGCCGATATTCCGTCCCTTATCAAAGCCAGTGTATGCTGCCGGAGGTAACTTTATCTCGTCAGCATATTCACCTAAACCGAGCGAAAGTTTTGGTATTCCCTACAAGCGAAGACCTATGTCTCTGCTTGATTCGTACGTACCCTCAGGGGTTCAGTTGGAATACATGAAGAGAGGCTACGCCAAGGACCCGATTGCAGCTTACGAAGCGCTGTCCAGTCACCGGCACTACTCCCACTATCCTGCGCCTAGACATTACGAAAGAGGTTTTCTCCCCAACCAGATGTACCATACTGCAGCTGGAGGCATCACTTTCGGACACTTGAAAAGGACACCGAAGTTAGATAAATCATCACAAAATTAA
- the LOC134671531 gene encoding acyl-CoA Delta(11) desaturase-like — MCSFPDIFVYIAVGYGISAGVHRLWSHRAYKAKMPLQIMLMLMHTMTGQTTVINWARDHRLHHICCDTDADPYSSARGLFFSHIGWLLVKRHPECLQKAKEIDISDLLQNPVLRFQKKYYSILSPLMVFILPTLIPMYFWNECLNNAFHVHLVVVMLATNATFCLNSIAHAFGNKPYDKNISATKIVPLSLMSSGEGYHNFHHAFPCDYRSSEFGNDYINFSTHFIDFFARIGWAYDLKYTTPDMIAKRVSRTGDGTHHQGEFREV, encoded by the exons ATGTGTTCATTTCCAGACATTTTCGTCTACATAGCGGTGGGTTATGGTATCTCAGCGGGCGTGCACCGGCTCTGGTCCCACCGCGCCTATAAGGCCAAGATGCCGCTGCAGATTATGCTGATGCTGATGCATACCATGACTGGCCAGACCACCGTTATCAACTGGGCTAGGGATCACAG ATTGCACCACATATGCTGCGACACTGATGCCGATCCATACAGCTCAGCGAGAGGACTATTTTTCTCACACATTGGATGGTTATTGGTGAAGAGACACCCGGAATGCCTTCAAAAGGCAAAGGAAATAGACATATCGGATCTACTGCAAAATCCCGTATTAAGGTTTCAAAAGAA ATACTACTCTATCCTCAGCCCTTTGATGGTGTTCATACTCCCGACACTGATACCAATGTACTTCTGGAATGAATGCCTAAACAACGCGTTCCACGTCCATCTCGTCGTGGTCATGCTTGCCACCAATGCTACTTTTTGTCTCAATAGCATCGCGCACGCGTTCGGCAATAAACCCTACGACAAAAATATATCGGCTACAAAAATTGTACCCTTATCGCTTATGTCATCCGGAGAGGGATATCACAACTTCCACCACGCTTTTCCATGTGACTACCGATCCTCTGAATTTGGAAATGATTATATAAATTTTTCAACCCATTTTATAGATTTCTTTGCGCGGATCGGTTGGGCTTATGATTTGAAATACACGACCCCTGACATGATTGCGAAAAGAGTGAGTAGAACCGGGGACGGAACTCATCATCAGGGAGAGTTCAGGGAGGTTTGA